Proteins encoded within one genomic window of Rossellomorea vietnamensis:
- the cphA gene encoding cyanophycin synthetase yields MKINRVNYLSGPNLYSFKPTICIELDIEEFEEKPSNRLEGFTDTLLKVMPSLFTHTCSRGYAGGFVERLYEGTWMGHILEHIALEIQHLAGITVKRGKTITSERKGIYFVTYDYVEKKSGYYAFTAAMEIVEAILEHKEVSAEPYISETSDLYHLHKMGPSTEAIFQAAKARKIPVERTGTNSHLRLGTGKKQKFVQATISSQSSYLAVEDSCDKDATKMLLKSAGLPVPEGDVVSNEYELLQSAGKIGFPLVIKPVNGRQGQNIVTDIQNEMDLLTAFRCVYSEGTDYIIERYYKGKDYRFLVVNNELIAASLRQPPTVIGDGRKTIKELIESENKNPLRGEGHEKAMSRIPLDERTVVHLEKEGHSLDTVLKMGQSLEVLGNANLSTGGSAIDVTDEVHPHYRKMAEGAAVAIGLDIAGIDILSTDVTVPFEKGAAAILEVNAAPGIRMHHYPSEGKSRDVGGAIVDYLFENREEAAIPIVAVTGTNGKTTTCRLVSHLLQKEDVTVGFTCSDGVWIAEQQIDEGDCSGPKSARKVLSHPGVDVAVLETARGGMLREGLAFRHCDVSIVTNISEDHLGLNGIDTLEDLKKLKQTVAEVVLPGGSCVLNADDPRCVEMATQTYGKVIYFSLSLSNPVIQEHIESGNEAWYMDEGWIMHTCEGKTERFLPVSHIPITINGAAKYNVLNVLGSLAAAHSLGRPLSELRSKVISFLPTENQNRGRFNVQIVQGRTIIVDYAHNPAGLRALYDTIAHLKDGRVITVGSAAGDRKDETIQEMGRIFGKHSDIFIIKEDLNLRGRTPGETIHLLTRGVDESKGHPTIHVQPEEIHALFMAWEMSQPGDTLLFLYDDYASIQTFMDSVMKSSVSRSEFQRAE; encoded by the coding sequence ATGAAAATCAATCGCGTCAACTACTTATCCGGTCCTAACTTATACAGCTTCAAGCCGACGATCTGCATCGAACTCGATATAGAGGAGTTCGAAGAAAAGCCCTCCAACCGATTGGAAGGATTTACCGACACATTGCTGAAGGTCATGCCGTCCCTGTTCACACACACCTGTTCAAGGGGGTATGCAGGGGGATTTGTGGAACGCTTGTATGAAGGGACGTGGATGGGTCACATCCTTGAACATATCGCACTGGAAATCCAGCATCTGGCGGGAATCACTGTAAAGCGCGGCAAAACAATCACGAGCGAACGGAAAGGGATTTATTTCGTGACATACGATTATGTGGAAAAGAAGTCCGGATATTATGCGTTTACAGCAGCGATGGAAATCGTAGAAGCCATCCTCGAACATAAAGAGGTCAGTGCCGAACCTTACATATCAGAAACTTCCGATCTCTATCATCTGCATAAAATGGGGCCGAGCACAGAGGCCATCTTTCAAGCCGCCAAAGCACGGAAGATACCAGTCGAAAGAACGGGAACAAACAGCCATTTAAGGCTCGGGACCGGTAAGAAACAAAAATTCGTACAGGCGACCATTTCAAGTCAATCCTCTTATCTTGCTGTAGAGGACTCCTGTGATAAAGATGCGACGAAAATGTTATTGAAGAGTGCAGGTCTGCCAGTGCCAGAGGGGGATGTAGTTTCAAACGAGTACGAGCTTCTTCAGTCTGCAGGAAAGATCGGATTCCCACTCGTAATCAAACCAGTCAATGGACGCCAGGGACAAAATATCGTGACGGATATCCAGAATGAAATGGACCTGTTAACGGCCTTCCGCTGTGTATACAGTGAAGGGACTGACTATATCATTGAACGTTACTATAAAGGAAAGGACTACCGATTCCTTGTCGTGAACAATGAACTCATAGCAGCCAGTCTTCGCCAGCCTCCCACGGTAATCGGTGACGGGAGAAAAACAATAAAGGAATTAATTGAAAGCGAAAACAAAAATCCTTTGCGTGGAGAGGGACATGAGAAAGCCATGAGCAGGATTCCCCTGGATGAACGAACCGTTGTACATCTGGAGAAGGAAGGACACTCCCTGGATACTGTCCTTAAAATGGGACAAAGTCTTGAGGTATTGGGGAATGCGAACCTTTCCACCGGTGGTTCAGCCATTGACGTGACAGATGAGGTTCATCCTCATTACCGCAAGATGGCAGAAGGAGCTGCGGTTGCCATTGGTCTTGACATTGCCGGAATCGATATCCTTTCAACGGATGTAACCGTCCCATTCGAAAAGGGGGCTGCAGCCATCCTTGAAGTGAATGCTGCGCCTGGGATACGGATGCACCATTATCCTTCAGAAGGAAAAAGCCGGGACGTCGGGGGAGCGATCGTTGACTATTTATTCGAAAATCGCGAGGAAGCGGCCATCCCGATAGTCGCTGTGACAGGAACGAACGGTAAGACAACGACCTGCCGGTTGGTCTCCCACTTATTACAGAAGGAGGATGTAACCGTCGGCTTCACATGCTCTGACGGCGTTTGGATCGCCGAACAACAAATCGATGAAGGCGATTGCAGCGGTCCAAAAAGCGCCAGGAAAGTCCTCTCCCACCCTGGTGTGGACGTTGCCGTACTTGAAACGGCCAGAGGCGGCATGCTGAGGGAAGGTCTGGCTTTCAGGCACTGTGACGTGTCCATCGTCACTAATATCAGTGAAGATCATCTGGGATTGAATGGCATAGATACACTGGAGGATTTAAAAAAGCTGAAGCAGACGGTGGCCGAAGTGGTTCTACCAGGAGGGTCGTGCGTATTGAATGCGGATGATCCGAGATGTGTCGAAATGGCCACTCAAACGTATGGAAAGGTTATCTATTTCTCATTATCTCTTTCAAATCCAGTGATACAGGAGCATATTGAAAGTGGGAATGAGGCTTGGTACATGGATGAAGGATGGATCATGCATACCTGTGAGGGGAAAACGGAACGATTTTTGCCGGTCTCCCATATTCCCATCACCATCAATGGTGCTGCCAAGTATAATGTCTTGAATGTGCTTGGTTCTCTTGCCGCTGCACATTCTTTAGGGCGCCCACTCTCCGAACTTAGAAGCAAGGTGATCAGTTTTCTACCGACTGAAAATCAGAATCGTGGACGATTCAATGTTCAAATCGTACAAGGAAGGACCATTATTGTGGACTACGCCCATAATCCGGCAGGCTTAAGGGCATTATACGATACCATTGCCCATCTGAAGGATGGAAGGGTCATCACGGTTGGCTCAGCTGCGGGAGACCGGAAAGACGAAACGATTCAGGAAATGGGAAGGATTTTTGGAAAGCATTCTGATATCTTCATTATCAAGGAAGATCTGAATTTAAGGGGAAGGACTCCGGGAGAAACCATCCATTTGCTGACCAGAGGGGTGGATGAATCCAAAGGACATCCAACGATTCATGTGCAACCGGAGGAAATCCATGCTTTGTTCATGGCGTGGGAGATGTCACAGCCGGGTGACACCTTACTGTTTCTGTATGACGACTACGCATCGATTCAAACCTTTATGGATTCCGTGATGAAGAGCTCAGTATCAAGGAGTGAATTTCAGAGGGCTGAATAG